A single genomic interval of Lathyrus oleraceus cultivar Zhongwan6 chromosome 7, CAAS_Psat_ZW6_1.0, whole genome shotgun sequence harbors:
- the LOC127103392 gene encoding uncharacterized protein LOC127103392: protein MASDQENSQDANAPDDTSEKEITRGITIMKSIIRDRDKAVTYNVNWNADNQLIGSNAAKLASYIGTLVRMHIPITATRWSNKELGSAKDKIWTEILRSFNIEDTTIRKKYILQLAGKRHRGWRTFLTNKYLKDKEIFFVEYDPEYPVKYAIFITEEEWVAFVAQRRDENFKKVSATNRERASNPTYAYKKGRLGYARLEEKILDETKSDATSLPPHVLWKEARVGKDGTVRDDVQHIYDECETLSQSISTAEDQENRSVLSRALNVPEYPGRVRGKGHGCTPTSLYKNPRRRNPSNQEVMETLQALQAQVLQLQKDNERYRCMEKCSSQLKETSEKASINCQNKFPEGISSCQLYLSSPTYRLVGKGKVHNTSGDLLHHRPLPDGHLKVSVDVVIDKDALLPIPDIVSETTLLRDAIGSFVAWPLDLIFIDDETPTKPAPKDKWILRHNESVASQKEVFAQGSQQLSQKIGSRQKNKRDLPVTSLPKKGAFVPRYQISLETLVDSSDMATAGAIRLLDMEEDIFGYSCTETIGKEDLEHIFRHQELGVGVIHTYIRFLYDNFMRGNDQLSNRFRFVSSSLVNKALICREPDSCREYLVKRFMASSTNNLYLWPYNSGCHWLLLAIDPLKEVVYFLNSIDGEWTNYPDMKQLVDT, encoded by the exons ATGGCTAGTGATCAAGAAAACTCACAAGATGCAAATGCTCCTGATGATACTTCAGAAAAAGAAATTACACGAGGCATCACTATTATGAAGAGTATCATTCGTGATAGAGATAAAGCAGTAACATATAATGTAAATTGGAATGCTGATAACCAACTAATTGGGTCTAATGCTGCAAAGTTGGCAAGCTACATTGGTACACTTGTTCGTATGCACATTCCAATCACTGCTACAAGATGGAGTAATAAAGAGTTGGGTAGCGCTAAAGATAAGATTTGGACTGAGATACTG AGGTCTTTTAACATTGAAGATACAACTATCCGAAAAAAGTATATActtcaattggccggaaaaagacaCAGAGGGTGGAGAACGTTTTTAACAAACAAGTATCTTAAGGACAAAGAAATTTTTTTTGTTGAATATGATCCGGAATATCCAGTGAAGTATGCGATCTTCATTACAGAAGAAGAATGGGTTGCTTTTGTAGCCCAAAGAAGAGACGAAAATTTCAAGAAAGTGAGTGCCACAAATCGCGAGAGAGCGTCAAATCCCACgtatgcatacaaaaaagggcgtTTGGGATATGCACGCTTAGAGGAAAAAATT TTAGACGAGAcgaaaagtgacgcaacatcaCTTCCGCCACATGTTTTGTGGAAAGAAGCTCGTGTGGGAAAGGATGGAACTGTTAGGGATGACGTTCAACATATTTATGATGAATGT GAGACCCTATCTCAATCGATAAGCACAGCTGAGGACCAGGAGAACAGGAGCGTACTTAGTAGAGcactaaatgttcctgagtatcCCGGTCGGGTGAGGGGTAAAGGGCATGGTTGTACTCCAACTTCCTTGTATAAGAATCCAAGGAGAAGAAATCCTagcaatcaagaagtgatggAGACGTTGCAGGCATTACAAGCGCAAGTTCTTCAATTGCAAAAGGATAATGAGAGATATAGGTGTATGGAAAAGTGCAGTTCACAGTTGAAAGAAACTAGTGAGAAAGCCAGTATCAATTGTCAAAAtaaatttcccgag ggcatttcatCTTGTCAGCTATACTTATCGTCACCGACTTATCGCctagttggcaagggaaaagtgcacaacacttcgggaGATTTACTTCACCATAGACCGCTCCCGGATGGACACCTTAAAGTATCGGTTGATGTTGTAATAGATAAGGATGCGTTGCTACCGATACCTGACATTGTTTCAGAGACAACATTGCTGCGAGATGCAATAGGATCATTTGTTGCATGGCCCTTGGATCTCATTTTCATTGATGATGAG ACGCCTACAAAACCCGCACCTAAGGATAAATGGATTTTGCGGCACAACGAgtctgttgcatcacaaaaagaG GTATTTGCTCAAGGGTCACAACAACTGAGCCAGAAAATTGGTAGTCGACAGAAAAACAAAAGGGATCTTCCAGTGACTTCTTTGCCAAAAAAAGGTGCTTTTGTGCCTCGATACCAGATATCTCTTGAAACACTTGTTGACTCATCAGATATGGCAACAGCTGGTGCTATTCGCTTACTGGATATGGAGGAAGATATCTTTGGTTATTCATGCACTGAAACAATCGGAAAAGAAGATCTGGAACATATTTTTCGGCATCAAGAATTAGGCGTCGGTGTTATACACACATACATCCG GTTCTTGTATGACAATTTCATGCGCGGGAATGATCAATTGTCAAACAGATTCCGTTTCGTGTCTTCCTCCCTGGTCAACAAAGCATTAATTTGTAGGGAACCGGATTCATGTAGAGAGTACTTAGTCAAGAGATTCATGGCCAGCAGTACAAACAACTTGTATCTTTGGCCGTATAATTCAGG GTGTCACTGGTTGTTGCTTGCTATTGATCCTTTAAAAGAAGTGGTATATTTTCTGAATTCGATAGATGGTGAATGGACAAATTATCCGGATATGAAGCAATTAGTTGATACGTAA